The window TTGTTTTATGTTACCATCTTAGCATTACTAAACTTATTGTCGAATCTGATTCTCGTCATGCTGTTAATTGACTTAGGCCCAGTTTGGATTCAAGAATCAGTACTACAtttaacccatctcatctcatcattaataattttttttcaaattttcacacaaaatataatgaacaattcaactttttcaaataccaaaacaataataatataaaaaaataatattctaacaatattttattcaattttcatctaaaaccatatcATCTCTTGGCGTGCTTGCAAACCATCTCATCCTACAATTTGTAAGATGCCAATGCcgagtaaaattaaaattttcgcTTGGCGTGCTTGCAAAGAAGGCCTACCCTCAAAAACTAATCTATTAAAGAGGAAAGTACTTACAAAAGTTCAGTGTGGGTTTTGTGGTTTTCAGTGTGAAGACCTCAATCATGTTTTGATAAATTGTAGCTATTTACAGAATACTTGGAAGGAGATCTTGCCATAAGTGAATTTTGATGCTGATATGAGACTCTTTGATGTTGTTTTATCTCTCTATCAAGGGGCCTTCAATGATAAACTGCCTATGTTCTTTGCATTGGCATGGAGTTTTTGGTATAGGCGTAACAAAATGGTTCATAAACATGTCATGTTAATTCCAAGAAATGTAGCTGCCAATGCTTTGAGTTTGCTCAGAAACTATAAAGAGGTAAGAACCCTGCCTAAGTTCCAGTTGAATAAACATTTTAGTTGGAAATCCATCAACAGgttttttaaagttaaatatGGATGGGGCTATTTTTAGAGGTGGGAAAATCTGGTATGGGCTGCATCTTACTTGATGACCAGGGTAATGTTTTAATGGCTGCCAGCAAGCTTGAACACGAGGTTGAGGAATCATAAGTTATTAAACTAACTGCTGTTTTCAGAAGGCTACAGTTATGTTCTAGTATGGGCATTGCAAACATCCAAGTTGAATCGGATTGCTTGTTAGTAGTTGAGGCACTGCAACGTCACTCCATGGAAGACTCCCTGCTTGGGCAGTTATATAGTGAGATTAAATTACTTTCCAAGCATTTCATTGAGTGTAATTTTGTCTATGCTCATAGAGAAGGAAATAGGGCAGTGCACTGTTTAGCGCATTATGCGattaatgttgatgatattgctatgtggtgggattgtattccaaactttctttctcaagtCCTTTGGCTTGATAAATGTCTGTAATCTCTTATTATTAATGGAAGTCatgtttcttataaaaaaaaaaaatctcatctcatctcattatccaaactccaccttaataataatttccaaCCCCTTGATATTATTCTAACATTAGGATGACATTCCAAATATCATATTTACAAAGAAGTGAACACTTTGGCAGAAAACCATGCTTAACACAGTTAGTTTCTCCTCCGGTTTTGAATTATCTAAACTCATGGTTGGTCTTTTTTCTATGATCCATGCAGTATTTCTTCCTTTCAGCATTAAACTTTTAGTCTAATCTGATTATACTAGTTTTTGTTACGagtgtgtgtatttatatatatatatatatatgtatatgtatatgtaaggggattttcctcTGCTAAGCCCAAGAAACCCATGGATGAAAGAGAAGTAAGACCAAGGGCCCAGCCTAGGGTAAATATTTCCCAACTCGGACCACAGGAAAAATCCTTTGGACATAATCTGCAGGAGGAATGGTGCTACAAGGGATGAGACTTGTCTATCTGAAAGCCCCTTGAGTAGTGTCCAACCCTCAAGTGTCCACCTACATAGTAGGCGTAATATGCAGGGAAGTCTTTGATCTACTAACAAAAAAGATATCAAAGGACCATGAAAAAGACAATCTAAGAGAAGGAGGTCGGAGAACCACGCCACATTTGTGGCTCCACTACTCGGGCAACACGCCATATTAATGGCTTCATGGAGGCAGGCACGATCTGTTCCCCTCAgacttatagtataaatagcagatCTCATGTACGAGAATATATCCCTCTAATCGCTAAAATCTTTTACTTCTTTACAAACATCCAAGAATATTTACTGACTTTGGAATCAAAGGTTACCCGACCCCTAGGCCACCCTCTCCAAGTTGCACTTCTCTTCATCTTTTGCAGGCCCATTTCCAAAAATCTGAGTTGTTAGAGTCTGGCTCAAAGGTGtgtgaaacacgacgttaacatttatatatatatatatatatatatatatttatatagaagcctagttttgagattttatgtAACCCCCTCACGCTTCTTtgtataaagtatttttttttgctACAAGTAAGGGTTATCAATAAAACTAGGGTACCGTTCTATTATTTAGATTTAGTTGAATTTTTAAggtatgtattatattttgcttttgatttatatgcttattttaGTATATTGTATGGTGTTTGAGTTATTCTATATTTTAGTTTGATGCCTGGTTTggattttatgattatatgtaaCCCACATGTATACAGATGTAATCACGGTATTCATCCGTCATAAGTAAatgctatcaataaaattggggtaccATCCTCttcctaaaaacaaaaaaaactctGGAAGcttaagtttttaaataataagttatatatatattggactaTGATAACAAGCCAACGACAACCAAAGCATAGGTTCTTATTGATAGGAAATTGTATAGAGATGAATGAGATACGGTatctattttgataaaaataataataataataaataaataaaataaatatcttgaTTAGGATAATCTTGATTTGATTATCTAGACTAACGTACCCTCAGAGTTCGTTTTTGTCTTAAGATTTTCACTTTCagattttttgttgtgatattGATCATCTGGTACCGATCGATTAGAAAAAACCGCATGGTACTACTTGACAAATTGGATTCAGATCAAAGGCCGAGATAGAAAAATTGGGAATTAAACTACCCAATATTAATATCATGACATTCGTCCATGTTCTTATTCTAAACAGCAAAAAGCTACCAAACATTTTGATGAgtattttcatcccaaaatgtATTCCGGAAAATGAGGAAaagccatatatatatggttatttcCCATAGACTTTCATCCAACTCTGAATTATTTTGAAACCTGATATTCTTGTCAAATACGTCGATCGAGCATTGACTTGATCTTCTGATCTCTCATTCCTAATCCCGACTGCTTGTGCCGGAGCTTTCAGCTGCATCTCTGGCTTTCTTTCTCTCCTCGTCCTTTCTATACTTGATCCCACAAGCATTGCAAAGGCTCTGAAAGCaacaaagtaaaagaaaaagattgactACCTCAGCTGGCTTCTACAGAAGCGATCAGATATagagaatttaataaaaagatttacatgttcaaaaatattaataatatttagagatatatatatatatatatatatatataataattctattttgtttctattaataaaaacatGTAGAAACGTCAGTGTGTTgggtgtgtaaaaaataagactTATAAAAAACATAGATTTTCTCATAAAGATCACTACTTTGTTTTTAACcatcataaaagaaattaattaattaaatataaattttatttataagcctGTGTAGATAACAGACTCTCAGTAAAATGCTTAAatgacatattttattttgaagataaattttaaattttaaattttacaaatcaaatgatGATCatatcatttaagtgatgtgaattGTTTGCTCAACACGTACACTAactttcttaaaagaaaatgttgttcaaacagattttatacatattgtgGAGAGAGTAGTTCGAAGGAACAAAGCTAAGGAATTGGAAAAGCTATTCTTATGTGCTTGGGGTATTTGGTATAGCATAAAccaattaatttttgaaaataagcgGATAGGTCCAGAACAAGCAATAGATCATGCTCTCTCAGTTGCAAAGGAATATGAGTGTGCAATAGCAGAACAGCAAATGGGTTCTAAACCTCATTGTGGCTGGCTCCACCCACCTGTGGGTAGTCTAAAGCTAAATGTTGATGGGGCTCTATTCATGATCAAGGTAGATCTGGTGTGGGAATGATACTATGAGATGAAACTGGGAAAGTGCTTTTTACAGCTAGTAAACCCGAGCATGAGATTATTGATCCTATGGAAGTGGAATTGCTAGCAGTACTAAGGGGCCTACAATTATGTTTGCCTTTGGGAATTCATGACCTTCAAGCGGAAAGTGATGCTCTTTCGGTTGTGCAAGAGCTTACAAAAGGGGAGGAGTCTATGTCTATTTGGGGAAGTCTAGTTCTTGAGATTAGAAATTTGTTACTAAGGTTTCCTAAAGTTGTAATACAGCATAGAGGTCGTATGGCCAATGCTGCAGCCGATTGTTTGGCTAAATATTCATGGCATCTTCATGACTTAATGGTGTGGTGGAACTCATTCCCTGAACAGGTTTCACGTATCATTGAGCATGATGCCTTGTAGtttttttcagatgaataaAGTTAgtcttgtcaaaaaaaaaaaaaaaaacacgtacACTAACTAGTTAGCTTGAGAATATATAGAATAACTCACCTTGGGACCAAGGGGGCCTTTGCGCCACATGGGAGTGTTATTAGTGCCACAGTTATAGTTGGTGCACCTCTTATTAGGGTCATTATAATTGGTATTGCATTGACGCCTTGAAGACGAGCTGCCATTGCCAAGCGTCCTAGAGGAGGGGTTGAGCAGTACGTACTCATTCATTTGCGGTGCTGGAGGTGGCTGGATATTGCTGTAGTAGTTGTAGGGATGATGCCCTAGCACTCCAGTTGAATTCATGTAATTAGGGTTTGCTAACCATGGATCATTAATTTTCATATGATTGGTGTGATCTGCATACATCTGTCCACCCAGCTGGTTGGTGCTGCCCATTCCATGAGAAGCCATGCCAAAAGGATATGTGTCCTGTTTAAGTGTACATATATAcgtaagataaaaattaaatttccattaattttaaatagaaaaaattatttgtacgcGTTCAACTTTAATACACTTACAAGCctttaaaaaaactcatttttttatgacgggtcttactttttttttaaactcattttagatttttataatgGAATAAATCAAccaaattatttgaaatatatatatatatatttatatatgagagtTGGGACAAAATTAAGGCTCCATTATACGAAGCTTGAAATGGTTTTGTCAATGCTGTTTGCAAAACCATTAATCGAGATTCTTTGGGGAGTGTTTGCGTACTCAAAAGTAGTGAAAGTAGGAACGACAGGCCGATCACTAGGCGTTGGCCACATTACAACACCAACGTGGCCCAACATGACCATTGGGCCATAGAGAGGCCCAACAACTTACTCGCTTTTAGGTCATAATTAGAACAGCACAAGGTTTAGCATTCATGTACTTGAAAACCTAAGGTGATTGCATGATAATTTccatatttatgttttttaataatgtctAAGTTATGCTACTTGCAAGACTATATGTAAACATATATACCACTTGTTCTGGATCCCGTTATATAGTCATAAAAAAGTCAAGATAgctatacttttttatattagtCGTATCAGGGTGTAATAAATTCTTTTCATTATATGttataatcatttttaagtGACGACAACAAAATTTAATCGTATATGGTAGAcaataataatttgataataccACTAATTATAAACATacaaatgaataattctatatacaatcgtaaAGTATGTAAATGTCGCGTAaccgttttgaaaaagagtgtggtctactattaaaaaattaatttttttcatgtgggtcccatgttttattcaactttttcaaaacgattacgcggcggttgcacaattcacgattacaaatatattttctcattacgTAATTAGTTTTgctaattagtttgaaaatggaaggcTAATCAGACTGTTCTGGCATTATTAGCTTCGTAACTGTGATAATAAACACGGCAGTGAAGGTTCATGTGAGGTTGAATCTGCCCGAAAACTCTATACGGGAAGGTATTTAAATACTGTAAGAGCCAAAATATAATGTGTCTGTCTCTCCATAATTAGACCATTCAATTCAGACAGATGATTAGAAAGGAGCTtataaataacacaaataaaatgcAACAATATTCAAAAAacactcttaaaaaataaaccggattcacaaatattttcaagctaGCTGAAAAATTCGATGCATCATCGATCCTTTTGCAATATGACCTCTAAACTACTGATTTTAGCACTTGACGCCTTAATTCAAAACTTAAGCTTTATATAATGtgtttcatgcatgcatttctaAGGCATAGAATAATCGAATTGTCCTTAATTTTCCTTaatatccttttatttttcattgcgGAGGGTAATTCAGTTATTTCAGGCCTTAAAATAATTGTAGTGTGCAAATTACAACTCAAGTTTCGAATTAAAAAGTGCCGAAATTGTTTGTTTGGAGATCACATAgtaaaaaagaagagaattCAGAACCTAactataatttatcaaattcttGACAAAAGGGTTGATTAAAGTATATTATGTATTATAAACGTGATCAGAACCATAGCACTAATTTGAAGCACTTTTAAGACCGACACATTATAAGAaatcaaacatttttcagaGTTTAAAATCATCgcaaatattcttaataattgCTGTATTTTATCATGTTCAGCGATTTTGAAATCGCTGCATGTTCAACGAAATCAAAGCGCCacttttgataatttttcaGATGAGAAAATATGTTCAtaactttttgaaaatttttcttttcctcaagGAAGGTGAAATTAtcataacaaaacaaaacaaacaacaatatttaattaatcCAACCACCACAAGAAGGTATTAGGCGCTCTAACTTTGTAACAAATATGTGTGAATTAaacaacaactatatataatggCTTCTACTATATATAATGGCTTCTACGTAGGAGAAAAGAATATAGAAACGTACCGGAGTGTAAGGGCCTGCATGATTGTAGCTGAAATAGGCATGGTGAGGGTTCACAGGAGCAGGAGGATTAGCATATTGGCCGCCCAAGTTGAAAAGATTGTTCTTTTCGTGAGAGTCTTTAGGTAATCCTAGCCTGAGGGTGAGATCCACCTGGCCGCCATGGCTTCCTGATGATGGGTTGGACGGAACAAAGCTATTCATTCCCGCTGATGCCTGATGGAATGGTTGGGACGCCATTAACTTATATGGAGCTTGATTCTGAAGCAAGGGTACTGGGTTCTGAGTCAAGCTTTGAGAGCAATATTCGAGGCTGGCCTGTAAACCATGCAAAAatgattaacaaaaaaaaaatgaaaaagaagaaaactcaGAAGAATAGTACTGCGATTCTAAATTAAGGACGGTACTATATAGCAAGAGTACTAGTAGTACTGCACCCACCAACCGATCAACCTTACAGAAACAGGCACACGCgcgcggagagagagagagagagagagaagagagagagagagaggatcggAGACCATGCATGAAAGAATGAAACTGAAGTAGTACTTGATGGAAAAACAAGGGATATGACCTGGAAAGCTGACACAAACGACAAATGGACAACTCTTCTTTGAGGTAGCTAACAAAAAGACatcattgagagagagattctgaaCGTATATATCCCATTTGGGTTTCCGATGAAGACCGATAATCCGAGCATCGATCTAGGTTTGCAGATCAATGGATATCATTTGAAAATTCCTGATCACCGGAACAATAAGAGAGTACGGATCGAACCCcctagagagagggagagagagagagagagagagagagagagagagagagagagagttcaatCATGCATGTTCCTACCTTAGGCAAATGAGAACGTCGCGTGCCGTTAAAATGAACCTCTAAACATGGATATATATGCACAGAACAAGTtagttttttcttataaataaaaaacaatttcaatcCCTCAATGGCGCGTCAGTATGCCAGATAGAGAGATGCGCCGTAATAGATAAATTAAACCTTACTATTTAAGTTATGGATTGTGTATTCTACACAccgacttaaaaataaaataattctataaaaatataaaattagagaaatggGGTGATAATTATATGCGAGAAGTGTTAGATTCACAAAagtaaaatttacaaattgtttcatgataaatagatttataaaagtaaaatttacaaatatttctcattattATCAAACCCATTAGAATTCACTCAGACAATACAAAGAAGAGTAAAAGCATCATTACAATTGAACTCCCTCTCGTTAAGGGAATTAGATCTATCGATATAGATCTATCTATATCGATAGATAAATGGATGATCAACATCTTCCTCCCGAACTTATCATGTGTAGGCTCCAAAGTGCTGCACACAacatatattttgtgaaaaggTTTGGTATCTAGTTAATTTGTAAGATCTTGTATATAATCTACATTGAGAATCAGCCTATTTATGGAGGCTATCGACCAAGAGCAACAAACCGTACatgatagatagagagagagagagagagagagagagagagagagagagccaactATGGTATATCAACCTAGTAAAGGCAATGGCCAACTATGGTAGTTCCGTTGCAAATGCTTATATCTCTTGCACGCAGTGAATTAcgtttttattgaaaattaaacaTTGATCAACATAGGGCAATAAATGCTTAATTACTTTTAATTTGATATGAATGAATAGAGATTGATAAAGTAAAAAGTCATTAGCCTAGACATACATGAttaagtaaaagtaaaagtaattgGTGTTATCAAATACAGTCCTTTAATAAATGGGAGAGAGATATGGTTTGGGTGCGGCGAGGACGCATGCTGGGTTTAATAAATGGGCTACATGGCAGGTGTACATTGGTGGCTAATTTCAGTCCTTTAATGGCTGTACCGATTTGaagttattttctatcaaatatCACAAGTTTGCCGCTAATGTTATGCACAAGGCAATAATATCTAGATCAAGCTACTTTCATTATCCTGAATaatcaccaaaaaaatatattgctcTATAACAATAGGGTATTTGATATCAAGTCACTCCTCTAAAAACTTGTAGCAAAAACATCAAGCGATGCCAATCATGCATGTGATCATTGCTTgccaataatttaaatattgggcCTACTGtcccaagaaaaaaaaggcataGATTTATACAATCATATAGCCCCAAACTTCGATAAATATTGAGCTTAGAGTTAGACACTGATCATCTTGTAATTATATTCATTGCAAAAATTATGAGATTTTTCTTTCCATCAAAAGTcataattttagttataaaggAACTCAAAAAGATTGCATCAAAGATCatacaaatagaaaaatcaatccattaattaattaagacttAATTTGTAACTCTGATCCTTGTAAAGTGGTAAAGTTTTCAGCCTGCAAATCAATGATGTCCAAACTCATTAACATCagcattaattttcttttaatttgctAATAGAATTtaatagtactactactacaacAAATTACATAAGCTTGTGAACTTACTGTTATGAGATCTTTTGTGGATATCAAACatttctcattattataaaactCATTCGAATTTACTCAAACAATACAAAGAACACTAAAAGCATCATTACAATTCATGAACTCCCTCTCGTAAAGGGAATTAGGGAGGAAGATGTTGATCATGATCcatttgtgtgtatgtgtgtgtgtgagagagagggggggatgATACGCATCatcctacaccacacaccttATCAGAGTTGCACATTTACTGAAATCCTTCATGCTAGTCATTATGGATTCAAGTGTATTTATACACGGCTTTACTGGAGAATATCGAATCAAAAAGGAATCAAAAGTAGTTACAAAGCATTGGAGGGAATAACAGAAACATTCCCTACAGTTGCTCTAATACTTTATTATCATGTACATGTGGTCTAATAGCGTCATCTATGTTAATACACCATCTCGAGTCCAATGGGGTATCAATTACATTGAGTCTCGATCTAAAATTAGAAAACTTGTTAGCAACTAATGGTTTAGTAAAAATATCTGCAATTTGATCCTTAAAACTGATGAAGGAAACTTCAAGATTTGGCTACCACTCGATCCCAGACAAAGTGGAAGTCCAAGTCCATATGCTTGGTTCGAGAATAATATACTGGATTGGTGGCTAGGTATGTGGCCCCAATATTGTCATACCATAAGGTGGGAGCTCGAGAAAGAGGTAGACCAAGTTCACATAAGACTGTTTGTAACCAAATGAGCTTAGTAGCAGAGAAGGCAACTGACTTGTATTCGGCTTCGGTACTGGACCTTG is drawn from Juglans regia cultivar Chandler chromosome 5, Walnut 2.0, whole genome shotgun sequence and contains these coding sequences:
- the LOC108994480 gene encoding GATA transcription factor 29-like, translating into MKINDPWLANPNYMNSTGVLGHHPYNYYSNIQPPPAPQMNEYVLLNPSSRTLGNGSSSSRRQCNTNYNDPNKRCTNYNCGTNNTPMWRKGPLGPKSLCNACGIKYRKDEERKKARDAAESSGTSSRD